The following proteins come from a genomic window of Ictidomys tridecemlineatus isolate mIctTri1 chromosome 9, mIctTri1.hap1, whole genome shotgun sequence:
- the Tifa gene encoding TRAF-interacting protein with FHA domain-containing protein A — MSTFEDADTEETVTCLHMTVYHPGQLQSGIFQSRTFYDRQKFPSTEVIKFGRNSNICHYVFQDKQASRIQFSLQPFKQFNSSVLSFEIKNMSRKTSLIVDSQVLGYLNKMDLPYRCMVRFGEYQFLLEKEDGESLEWFETQFLFSPRPLLQENWPAQTPIPENGSCSSCSTQSPLPTEMDENEL; from the coding sequence ATGTCTACTTTTGAAGATGCCGACACAGAAGAGACAGTAACTTGTCTCCACATGACTGTTTATCATCCTGGCCAGTTGCAAAGTGGAATATTTCAATCCAGAACATTTTATGATAGACAGAAATTCCCTTCCACCGAAGTGATAAAATTTGGACGGAATTCCAACATCTGTCATTATGTTTTTCAGGACAAACAGGCTTCACGAATCCAGTTTTCTCTGCAGCCATTTAAACAGTTTAACAGCTCAGTTCtctcttttgaaattaaaaatatgagcaGGAAGACCAGTCTGATTGTGGACAGCCAGGTGCTAGGCTACCTAAATAAAATGGACTTGCCCTACCGGTGCATGGTCAGATTCGGTGAGTATCAGTTCCTGTTGGAGAAGGAAGATGGAGAGTCACTGGAATGGTTTGAgacacaatttcttttttctccaagACCGCTCTTGCAGGAAAACTGGCCAGCACAGACACCCATACCTGAGAATGGCAGCTGTTCATCCTGTTCTACCCAAAGCCCTCTTCCTACagaaatggatgaaaatgaaTTGTGA